One stretch of Girardinichthys multiradiatus isolate DD_20200921_A chromosome 2, DD_fGirMul_XY1, whole genome shotgun sequence DNA includes these proteins:
- the fads2 gene encoding acyl-CoA 6-desaturase produces MGGGGQQTEPAEPGSGKAEGVYTWEEVQMHSSRNDQWLVINRKVYNISQWAKRHPGGFRVISHYAGEDATEAFTAFHPDLKFVQKFLKPLLVGELAATEPSQDRKKNATIIKDFESLRAEVEKEGLFRTKPLFFCLHLGHILLLEALAWLMVTYWGTSWTMTLLCAAMLATSQAQAGWLQHDFGHLSVFKKSKWNHLVHKFVIGHLKGASANWWNHRHFQHHAKPNIFKKDPDVNMLDVFVLGNSQPVEYGIKKIKHMPYNHQHKYFFLVGPPLLIPIYFHMQIMNTMITRCDWVDFAWSMSYYFRYFYCYTPLYGFLGSLALMTFVRFLESHWFVWVTQMNHIPMEIEYEKNQDWLTMQLQATCNIEQSMFNDWFSGHLNFQIEHHLFPMMPRHNYHLVADRARALCEKHGVPYETKSLWRGMADVVSSLKTSGELWLDAYLHK; encoded by the exons ATGGGAGGTGGAGGACAGCAGACTGAGCCAGCAGAGCCCGGCAGCGGGAAGGCTGAAGGTGTTTACACCTGGGAGGAGGTGCAGATGCACAGCAGCAGGAACGACCAGTGGCTGGTGATCAACCGAAAGGTTTATAACATCAGCCAGTGGGCCAAAAGGCATCCAGGAGGGTTTCGGGTCATCAGCCACTATGCTGGAGAGGATGCAACG GAGGCTTTCACTGCTTTTCATCCAGATCTGAAGTTTGTGCAGAAGTTTCTGAAGCCTCTACTGGTTGGAGAGCTGGCAGCGACAGAGCCGAGTCAGGACCGGAAAAAAAAC GCAACAATCATAAAAGACTTTGAGTCTTTACGAGCGGAAGTGGAGAAAGAAGGTCTTTTTCGCACTAAGCCTTTATTCTTCTGCCTCCATCTGGGTCACATCCTGCTCCTGGAGGCCTTAGCCTGGCTGATGGTCACGTATTGGGGGACGAGCTGGACGATGACATTACTGTGTGCAGCGATGCTGGCAACATCTCAA GCACAGGCTGGATGGTTGCAGCATGACTTTGGTCACCTTTCGGTTTTCAAGAAGTCCAAGTGGAATCACCTGGTCCACAAGTTTGTCATTGGACATTTAAAG GGAGCTTCAGCCAACTGGTGGAACCACCGACATTTCCAGCATCACGCCAAACCGAACATCTTCAAGAAAGATCCTGATGTCAATATGTTGGATGTCTTTGTCCTTGGAAACAGTCAACCAGTGGAG TACGGCATTAAAAAGATCAAACACATGCCCTACAATCACCAGCACAAATACTTCTTTCTCG TGGGACCTCCGCTGCTCATCCCGATTTATTTCCACATGcaaataatgaacaccatgATTACTCGTTGTGACTGGGTG gattttgctTGGTCAATGTCGTACTACTTTCGCTACTTCTACTGTTATACCCCTCTGTATGGCTTTCTTGGCTCACTGGCACTCATGACATTTGTCAG gtttttagaGAGTCACTGGTTTGTGTGGGTAACTCAGATGAATCACATACCAATGGAGATTGAATATGAGAAGAATCAAGACTGGCTGACCATGCAG TTACAAGCCACGTGTAATATTGAGCAGTCCATGTTCAACGACTGGTTCAGTGGACACCTCAACTTCCAAATCGAACACCA tctgtttccCATGATGCCGCGCCACAACTACCACCTGGTGGCCGACCGGGCCCGTGCGCTGTGTGAGAAGCATGGGGTCCCTTATGAAACAAAATCTTTGTGGCGAGGAATGGCTGATGTTGTCAG TTCATTGAAAACTTCAGGAGAACTCTGGCTTGATGCATATCTCCATAAATGA